ATCAGGCCATCAGGCTGCTACCTTCGAACTCCGCCCCATGGGTTCCTCAGAACAATCCGAGGCCCTGCTCGGTAGAGCGCTTGATTTCGGGCTGGTGTATTCAGTGCCTGAGAGCGCAGTCATAGAGTCCATGGAGATTTCAAGCGAAGCGCTACTGCTTGTTCTGGGAAAAAGACATGCGATGGCCACGCAAGCGAGCATTGCTCCTCAAGACTTGAACGGGGAGCGCTGGGTTGCCTTGGCCCGGTCAAAAAATCCTGCGGCCCGCCAGCGTTTTCTTGAGAATTGCTCCGCTTGCGGTTTCTTGCCTGACATCAAGGTAGAGGCGGATGACCTGCTGGCAGCCTTGAGGCTGGTGGCCTCAGGTTTGGGCATTACCTTTGTCCAGGCAAGTCTTCGGGATTTTCTTGCAGATAGCGTCATATTTCGCGAGCTGCCCTGGTTTCCTTCACGGGTCAGGGTCTATGCCATCTGGCGCAAGGATGACCCCAAGCCGCTTGTCGCGACGCTCCGGCAAGCGCTCTTGGCGGCTTAGCATGACGCTGCGTCGAGTCGAGCAAGCCGATGCCGTAACCAGTTCAAGAGCGCGGATGGATATTGAGAGCGTTGTCCATGTGCGTTTACCAGCCGCTTACGTCTTTACACACTCTGTGCCGAAAGCAGACTCTCAAGCTATTTTTATGATCTTCAACATCCATCCAGCGGCCCATTGGCCACTCTTATTGCATGACTGCGCGATGGCCAGGCTTGAAACCATTGACCCTAGCTAGCCAAACCACGGACAGACCGAGCAGCGCCAATATCAGCAGTGTTGGGGGGAAAGAGCTCGGCCCCGCATGCTCCAGCAACAAGCCACCAGCAATACCACCTCCGGCCACTGCCAGATTGAAGATGGTGACCAGCATCGACTGCGCGACATCGGCGCCGTCACCGGCGGTATCGGCAATGGCCGTCTGTAGCAGCGTGGGAGCGCCACCAAACGTCAGCCCCCAGATCGCAACGCTGAGGAGCACAATGTTGGGAGAGCTGCTTGCCATTCCCAACACCAGCGCCGCCATCGCGAAAACCGCCAGACTAAGAAGCGTCAGCACACGCAACCCACGATCCACCCACATTCCTGTGACCCCGATGCCGACGATAGAGGCAACACCGAAGACCAGCAGCACGAGGTCTATTCGCTGACCAAGCCCGACGGAGTCCAAAAATGGCGCGATGTAGGTGTAGAGGATGTTGTGCGCAAGTATCCAGACGAAGATCACAAACAGTATCGAGCGCAGACCTGGGGTCAGAAGAATTCTGCAGATCGGCTGGCGTTGACGTTCATTCTGTCCCGCGTAGTCAGGCACGCCAAACCGCACCCATACGAATAGCAGTAACGCGAGGGCCGACATGATCCAGAACACGCCACGCCAATCAAACAGAGTACCCAGCCAGGTGCCTAGGGGCACGCCGAGACACAAGGCAATGGGTTGACCAATGCCGACCACCGCCAGGGCCCGCCCCTGCAAATCATGTGGCACCATGCGTCGAGCATAACCGGCCAACAGCCCCCATATCACGCCCGCCGCCATTCCGGCGATGAACCGCGCGACCAGGGTCAGTACATAGTGGGAGGACAATGCCGTCACGGTGTTAAAGACCAGCAACCCGCCGATCGCCAGCAGGAACAATGGCCTCCTGCGCCATTTTCGCGTAGCAGCAATGACCGGAATCGCCGCCAGCACCGAGCCTAAAGCATAGAGCGTAACCAACTGACCCGCCAAGGCCTGCGAGACGCCCAGTCCCTGCCCGATCAGAGGCAGCAGGCCGGCTGGCATAGTCTCCGTCATGATGGTGATGAAGCCAGCCATCGTAAATGCCAACAGTCTCCACACGGGCAGCCTTTGCGCAGAAGACGTTTCATCGAGCCCCGTTGCTATCAATCCATTGTCGCCGTGCATGGTCATCGTTGTATCCCTGATAAAAAATACATTTCCTGTTTCCTGATCGACTGCCTGAGGTGAATTCAGGCAGCAACCGTGGTGCGTTTTAATCGTTGAAGGCCGTTTGCAAAATGAACAAAATTGCTTTGAATTCATCTGGAATGATCATTCCAGTTCTGGACAAATAAATACGGGTCTCTGCCAGTCTTTCACTTGAAGCATTACAACACCCCGTCCTGCGTTACAACGCGTCTATCGCGATGTCGACCACATCCAGCAAGCGTTGCCGACGGTTCTGGTGAGCACTGCCTTTACTCAATACCCGCAGGCCCTGAATCGTGTTCACTATAAAGCGTGCGAGCGCGCGAGGTTTCTTGTGGGTGGGGATTTCCCCCTCTGCCTGACCGCGGATGAGTGCACGCTCCAGAGCTTTCTCCAGACGCAGGAAGTTGCGGGAGACCAACTCGGCAACGGATTCGTCCTGGCTAGCCAGTTCAAGTGTGGCATTGGCGGCAAGGCAGCCGCGTTGCCCGGTATCGCTGAGTTCATCATTGACGATCCTCATCAGTAGTTGCTGGATCAGCCCTTTGACCGAGCCCGATTCCTGAAGCAGCGCTACGTTCGTGGCAGTCAGATCGTGATAACGGCGCAGCGCATGCTCGTACAATCCATGCTTGTTCTCAAAGGCGTTGTACAGGCTGCTTCGAGACAATCCGGTACCGTCCACCAGATTCTGTATCGAGGTGGCGCAATAGCCGAGTTGCCAAAAAACCTGCATGGCTGCGTCGACAATCTCGTCATGCTCAAATTCTTTGGTGCGCATCGAATCAGCCTTTCAGGAATGATCATTCCTGAAAAATACTGTCTTACTTCTCGCTCGTCAAGGATGGGTTGATTTCACACCTTACTCCGTATCAATAGAGGACGCCGAGAGTACAAATCGGCGGCTTCGGATGACACTCACTGCTGAGCATTCACGGCCTTGCCCGAACGAAAGACCACCCAGCTCGCCACCACAAGCACCCACGCAGCAATACCGCCATATAACATCACCCAGCCAAACCCATGCGCCAAAGCTGCGTTGGCGACATCGAGTGCAATCGTAGTGCCCTGGCCAGGCTGCCCCAACACCGCGGAGTTGCCGGCTGAAATATTCTCCGCCAGCAACCTCAATTGCACTTCATCGGGCGAGCCCGATAAGTGGTCGCGCAGGGAAGACAGGATGCCTTCCACCAAGATGAATCCCATTAGCGCGATATTGATTGCAAGGCTAATCATACGAGCGCTGATATCGATGCCCGATGCCATGCCTGCACGCTCACTGGGCACCGACCCAGTGGTGGTATTGGTCACAGGGGTGTTGGTCAGCCCCAATCCGATGCCGGCGATCAGGCAGCCTGGAAGCATCGTCAGCCAGCTGGCATGCGTGACACTGCTGCCCCATTTCATCAGCAGAAATCCCAGGCCTATGGTGAACAAGCCCGCGGGAATCACCACCTCAGGTCGATAGCGCAGCGCCAGCCGTTCGCCTAACGGAGGGATAACCAGCGTCGGCAGCGTATACGCCAGCAGTGCCAGACCGGTGCCGATACCGGCGTAGCCCAGGCTATTTTGAAAGTACAGAGGCAGGTAGATCATGAAGGGCCAGAAGCTGAAGTTCATGCCTGCCGACCCGAGCAAAGCACCCGAGAAGCGGCGGATACGAAACACCGAGAAGTCGAACATGGGATCGGCATGGCGTCGCTGGGCGACGACAAAAACGATAAAGCTGACCATTGCCACAATCAGGCTGGTGATGGCCGAACCGCTGGAGAAACCCACCCCCGCTCCCTGAGTGATGAACCAGGAAAGACCCAACACTGCCAGCGATAACGAGATAATGCCCAACACATCCAGTCTGCGACGCTGCGGATCGCGTGATTCATCGACACCGGCGATCACCAGCACCAGCGCGAGCACGGCAATGGGCGCATGCACCAGGAACACCCATTCCCAACTCGACAGCGCCACGATAGCTGCGCCGATAATCGGGCCGAACCCCAGACCGATGCCGAACACGATCCCCCAGGCACTGAAT
The window above is part of the Pseudomonas sp. B21-048 genome. Proteins encoded here:
- a CDS encoding LysR family transcriptional regulator; the encoded protein is MTLDLRLLVAFIAVAETENVGQAASRLHISQSPLSRQIIQLEAQLGLRLFERARQRMRLTDEGRLFLQEARSLVAHASEVEASARSIALGETGHIAVGYVEAAMHSNVLPRALAGLQSGHQAATFELRPMGSSEQSEALLGRALDFGLVYSVPESAVIESMEISSEALLLVLGKRHAMATQASIAPQDLNGERWVALARSKNPAARQRFLENCSACGFLPDIKVEADDLLAALRLVASGLGITFVQASLRDFLADSVIFRELPWFPSRVRVYAIWRKDDPKPLVATLRQALLAA
- a CDS encoding MFS transporter, which encodes MHGDNGLIATGLDETSSAQRLPVWRLLAFTMAGFITIMTETMPAGLLPLIGQGLGVSQALAGQLVTLYALGSVLAAIPVIAATRKWRRRPLFLLAIGGLLVFNTVTALSSHYVLTLVARFIAGMAAGVIWGLLAGYARRMVPHDLQGRALAVVGIGQPIALCLGVPLGTWLGTLFDWRGVFWIMSALALLLFVWVRFGVPDYAGQNERQRQPICRILLTPGLRSILFVIFVWILAHNILYTYIAPFLDSVGLGQRIDLVLLVFGVASIVGIGVTGMWVDRGLRVLTLLSLAVFAMAALVLGMASSSPNIVLLSVAIWGLTFGGAPTLLQTAIADTAGDGADVAQSMLVTIFNLAVAGGGIAGGLLLEHAGPSSFPPTLLILALLGLSVVWLARVNGFKPGHRAVMQ
- a CDS encoding MFS transporter, coding for MSFSSSQKDIFTIAAVCLASLMFGLEISSVPAILPTLESILHSDFNDMQWIMNAYTLACTMVLMATGTLADRYGRKRVFVISLVLFGITSLACGWAQSASVLIASRFLQGMSGGAMLICQVAVLSHRFQSGAARGKAFSAWGIVFGIGLGFGPIIGAAIVALSSWEWVFLVHAPIAVLALVLVIAGVDESRDPQRRRLDVLGIISLSLAVLGLSWFITQGAGVGFSSGSAITSLIVAMVSFIVFVVAQRRHADPMFDFSVFRIRRFSGALLGSAGMNFSFWPFMIYLPLYFQNSLGYAGIGTGLALLAYTLPTLVIPPLGERLALRYRPEVVIPAGLFTIGLGFLLMKWGSSVTHASWLTMLPGCLIAGIGLGLTNTPVTNTTTGSVPSERAGMASGIDISARMISLAINIALMGFILVEGILSSLRDHLSGSPDEVQLRLLAENISAGNSAVLGQPGQGTTIALDVANAALAHGFGWVMLYGGIAAWVLVVASWVVFRSGKAVNAQQ
- a CDS encoding TetR/AcrR family transcriptional regulator, whose product is MRTKEFEHDEIVDAAMQVFWQLGYCATSIQNLVDGTGLSRSSLYNAFENKHGLYEHALRRYHDLTATNVALLQESGSVKGLIQQLLMRIVNDELSDTGQRGCLAANATLELASQDESVAELVSRNFLRLEKALERALIRGQAEGEIPTHKKPRALARFIVNTIQGLRVLSKGSAHQNRRQRLLDVVDIAIDAL